From Watersipora subatra chromosome 2, tzWatSuba1.1, whole genome shotgun sequence, one genomic window encodes:
- the LOC137388826 gene encoding beta-hexosaminidase subunit alpha-like isoform X1 translates to MTMNVLATFSLLLASALCNNFSGNIKIFPPDQPPIRDGLPLPLPRTWIKSDKVFAVLGGQFLFHATGHMCADLGKAFDRYHKMIFNTFPEDLRKSSTSSGKYGYHQNKHSAESNITSLEVNVNQICDGTPQPALGMSETYKLQISEGSAMLSADTLWGALRGLETFSQLVYEAPSDSPGIWMVNETVIEDTPRFQHRGFLLDTSRHYLEKNIILQFVSALAMSKFNVLHWHIVDDQSFPYRSMKFPDLSKKGAYDPDTHIYDQQDIDEVIEFSRQRGIRVIAEFDTPGHTQSWGFGQPGLLTPCYGSDGKPDGTYGPIDPTKNSSYVFLEQLFSEVHQVFPDQYVHLGGDEVSFDCWKSNPDINAAMVKLGIKAGDYAGLESYYISRLTDIVSSIGSKYIVWQEPLDNGVKLADDAVVNVWKWYGGRTAAQEMAFVTKAGYKAITSACWYLNILSYGEDWHKYYQCDPQDFNGTDTQKALVMGGEGCMWGEWVDGTNVMSRTWPRASVVAERLWSPATATDLDDMKERLEGHRCRMIKRGLDANPIDPSYCRYEKQSPPPLW, encoded by the exons ATGACTATGAATGTGTTAGCAACGTTTTCATTGCTACTTGCATCAGCATTGTGTAACAATTTTAGtggaaatattaaaatattccCACCGGATCAGCCACCTATTAGAGATGGTCTACCTCTGCCACTTCCTAGAACGTGGATAAAAAGCGACAAAGTTTTTGCAGTGCTTGGTGGCCAATTTCTGTTTCATGCTACTGGACACATGTGTGCAGATTTAGGCAAGGCGTTTGATAGATATCACAAAATGATATTTAATACATTCCCCGAAGACCTACGTAAAAGCAGCACTTCGTCAGGCAAG TATGGATACCACCAGAACAAGCATTCAGCTGAATCAAATATAACTAGCCTAGAGGTCAATGTGAACCAGATTTGTGATGGGACACCTCAGCCCGCCCTTGGCATGAGTGAAACCT ACAAGCTTCAGATATCTGAGGGTAGTGCCATGCTGAGTGCGGACACTTTGTGGGGAGCCCTTCGAGGTCTTGAGACATTCAGCCAACTTGTCTATGAAGCACCTTCTGATAGTCCTGGAATC TGGATGGTGAATGAAACCGTAATAGAAGACACACCAAGGTTCCAGCACAGAGGCTTCCTCCTAGATACATCTAGACATTACCTTGAGAAGAATATCATTCTTCAGTTTGTC TCAGCTTTGGCCATGTCAAAGTTCAATGTACTCCACTGGCACATTGTGGATGACCAGTCATTTCCCTACCGTAGCATGAAATTTCCTGACTTGAGTAAGAAAGGGGCGTATGATCCAGACACCCACATATATGATCAACAAGATATTGATGAGGTTATAGAGTTCTCTCGACAGCGAGGCATCAGAGTGATTGCCGAATTTGACACGCCAG GTCACACACAATCTTGGGGGTTCGGCCAGCCTGGACTTCTAACACCGTGCTATGGTTCTGATGGTAAGCCCGACGGTACCTATGGCCCGATAGATCCAACCAAAAACTCTTCCTATGTGTTTCTTGAGCAGCTCTTTTCAGAAGTTCACCAGGTCTTTCCAGATCAATATGTCCATTTGGGTGGGGACGAGGTCAGCTTTGACTGCTG GAAGTCCAACCCTGACATCAACGCTGCCATGGTTAAACTTGGCATCAAAGCTGGTGATTACGCAGGACTTGAGTCTTACTATATATCTCGACTAACGGACATTGTCAGCAGCATTGGCAGCAAGTACATTGTCTGGCAGGAGCCTCTCGACAATGGGGTCAAG CTCGCTGATGACGCTGTCGTCAATGTGTGGAAATGGTACGGGGGCCGCACGGCCGCTCAAGAGATGGCATTTGTAACGAAAGCTGGCTATAAAGCGATCACTTCTGCCTGCTGGTATTTGAATATATTAAGCTATGGTGAGGATTGGCACAAATACTACCAATGCGATCCTCAG GACTTCAACGGTACAGACACTCAGAAGGCTCTGGTGATGGGTGGTGAGGGGTGTATGTGGGGAGAGTGGGTCGATGGCACTAACGTCATGTCAAGGACGTGGCCAAGGGCGTCCGTCGTAGCTGAGAGGCTCTGGAGTCCAGCTACCGCTACAGACTTAGATGATATGAAGGAAAGACTTGAGGGGCACCGGTGCCGTATGATCAA GAGAGGGTTGGATGCCAATCCTATTGATCCATCATACTGTCGGTATGAAAAACAATCGCCTCCACCTCTCTGGTAG
- the LOC137388826 gene encoding beta-hexosaminidase subunit alpha-like isoform X2 — MTMNVLATFSLLLASALCNNFSGNIKIFPPDQPPIRDGLPLPLPRTWIKSDKVFAVLGGQFLFHATGHMCADLGKAFDRYHKMIFNTFPEDLRKSSTSSGKYGYHQNKHSAESNITSLEVNVNQICDGTPQPALGMSETYKLQISEGSAMLSADTLWGALRGLETFSQLVYEAPSDSPGIWMVNETVIEDTPRFQHRGFLLDTSRHYLEKNIILQFVSALAMSKFNVLHWHIVDDQSFPYRSMKFPDLSKKGAYDPDTHIYDQQDIDEVIEFSRQRGIRVIAEFDTPGHTQSWGFGQPGLLTPCYGSDGKPDGTYGPIDPTKNSSYVFLEQLFSEVHQVFPDQYVHLGGDEVSFDCWKSNPDINAAMVKLGIKAGDYAGLESYYISRLTDIVSSIGSKYIVWQEPLDNGVKLANDTVVNIWKTTPQPALEMSKVTAAGYKAISSSCWYLNRIAYGENWQSYYMCDPQDFNGTDTQKALVMGGEGCMWGEWVDGTNVMSRTWPRASVVAERLWSPATATDLDDMKERLEGHRCRMIKRGLDANPIDPSYCRYEKQSPPPLW; from the exons ATGACTATGAATGTGTTAGCAACGTTTTCATTGCTACTTGCATCAGCATTGTGTAACAATTTTAGtggaaatattaaaatattccCACCGGATCAGCCACCTATTAGAGATGGTCTACCTCTGCCACTTCCTAGAACGTGGATAAAAAGCGACAAAGTTTTTGCAGTGCTTGGTGGCCAATTTCTGTTTCATGCTACTGGACACATGTGTGCAGATTTAGGCAAGGCGTTTGATAGATATCACAAAATGATATTTAATACATTCCCCGAAGACCTACGTAAAAGCAGCACTTCGTCAGGCAAG TATGGATACCACCAGAACAAGCATTCAGCTGAATCAAATATAACTAGCCTAGAGGTCAATGTGAACCAGATTTGTGATGGGACACCTCAGCCCGCCCTTGGCATGAGTGAAACCT ACAAGCTTCAGATATCTGAGGGTAGTGCCATGCTGAGTGCGGACACTTTGTGGGGAGCCCTTCGAGGTCTTGAGACATTCAGCCAACTTGTCTATGAAGCACCTTCTGATAGTCCTGGAATC TGGATGGTGAATGAAACCGTAATAGAAGACACACCAAGGTTCCAGCACAGAGGCTTCCTCCTAGATACATCTAGACATTACCTTGAGAAGAATATCATTCTTCAGTTTGTC TCAGCTTTGGCCATGTCAAAGTTCAATGTACTCCACTGGCACATTGTGGATGACCAGTCATTTCCCTACCGTAGCATGAAATTTCCTGACTTGAGTAAGAAAGGGGCGTATGATCCAGACACCCACATATATGATCAACAAGATATTGATGAGGTTATAGAGTTCTCTCGACAGCGAGGCATCAGAGTGATTGCCGAATTTGACACGCCAG GTCACACACAATCTTGGGGGTTCGGCCAGCCTGGACTTCTAACACCGTGCTATGGTTCTGATGGTAAGCCCGACGGTACCTATGGCCCGATAGATCCAACCAAAAACTCTTCCTATGTGTTTCTTGAGCAGCTCTTTTCAGAAGTTCACCAGGTCTTTCCAGATCAATATGTCCATTTGGGTGGGGACGAGGTCAGCTTTGACTGCTG GAAGTCCAACCCTGACATCAACGCTGCCATGGTTAAACTTGGCATCAAAGCTGGTGATTACGCAGGACTTGAGTCTTACTATATATCTCGACTAACGGACATTGTCAGCAGCATTGGCAGCAAGTACATTGTCTGGCAGGAGCCTCTCGACAATGGGGTCAAG CTAGCCAATGACACTGTAGTTAACATATGGAAGACAACTCCGCAGCCTGCTCTTGAGATGTCAAAGGTGACGGCTGCTGGGTACAAGGCAATCAGCTCGTCGTGTTGGTACCTGAATAGAATAGCGTATGGAGAGAACTGGCAGTCGTACTACATGTGCGATCCGCAG GACTTCAACGGTACAGACACTCAGAAGGCTCTGGTGATGGGTGGTGAGGGGTGTATGTGGGGAGAGTGGGTCGATGGCACTAACGTCATGTCAAGGACGTGGCCAAGGGCGTCCGTCGTAGCTGAGAGGCTCTGGAGTCCAGCTACCGCTACAGACTTAGATGATATGAAGGAAAGACTTGAGGGGCACCGGTGCCGTATGATCAA GAGAGGGTTGGATGCCAATCCTATTGATCCATCATACTGTCGGTATGAAAAACAATCGCCTCCACCTCTCTGGTAG